The Ramlibacter sp. PS4R-6 nucleotide sequence GTGTCGGCGCAGGTGCTGGACCACAAGCTCACCGCCGACACGACCATCACCCACGTGCTGGCCATCCACTGCGAGACCGGCGCCGGCATCTGGAACCCGCTGCAGAAGGTCGCCGACGTGTGCGCGAAGCACGGCAAGGGGCTGATCGTCGACGCCATGAGCTCCTTCGGCGCGCTGCCCATCGATGCGCGCGAGACAAGGTTCGACGCGCTCATCGCCGCCAGCGGCAAGTGCCTGGAAGGCGTGCCGGGCATGGGCTTCGTCTTCATCCGCAAGGCCGTGCTCGACACCTGCGCGGGCAACAGCCAGTCGCTCGCCATGGACCTGCACGACCAGCATGTCTACATGGAGAAGACGGGCCAGTGGCGCTTCACGCCGCCGACGCACGTGCTGGTGGCGCTGGCCGAGGCCATCGCGCAGTTCGAGGAAGAGGGCGGCCAGAGCGCGCGGCTGGCGCGCTACACGCGCAACTACCAGGCGCTGATCGATGGCATGGCGCGGCTGGGCTTCCTGCCCTTCCTCGACCCGCAGGTGCAGGCGCCCATCATCGTCACCTTCCACGCGCCGGGCGACACGCGCTACGACTTCAAGACGTTCTACGAGGCGGCCAAGCAGCGCGGCTTCATCCTGTACCCGGGCAAGCTCACACAGGTGGAGACTTTTCGCGTAGGCTGTATCGGCGCCATCGGGCCCAACGAGATCGAGCAGGCCGTGGAAGCGGTGGCGCACGCGCTGGAGGACATGGGCATCGCCTCCGGGGAGCCTGCGATCAAGGACTGACAAGAACATGGCAACTGCGAAAACCCACCCCGCGCTGCAAGCGGTGCGCAAGTCCGGCGCCAGCAAGGTCAAGGTCGCCTGCAGCGACATCGACGGCGTGCTGCGCGGCAAGTACCTGCACAAGGACAAGTTCGAGGGCGCCACCGACAGCGGCTTCGGCTTCTGCGACGTGGTGTTCGGCTGGGACGTCGGCGACGTCACCTACGACAACACCAGCGTCACCGGCTGGCAGCACGGCTTTCCCGACGCGCTGGCGCGCCTGGACCTGGATACGCACCGCCAGGTGCCGTGGGACGGCAACGTCGACTTCTTCCTCGGCGAGTTCATCAACGCCGACGGCACGCCTTACCCCGTCTGCCCGCGGCAGACCTTGAAGCGCGTGCTGGCCCGCGCGGAGAAGGCCGGCTTCCGCGTGATGACGGGCATGGAGTACGAGTGGTTCAACTTCCGCGAAACGCCGCAGAGCTGGGCCGCGAAGAAGGGCGTGGGGCCGGAGACGATCACGCCGGGCATGTTCGGCTACTCGCTCCTGCGCGCCAACGAGAACCGCGAGTTCTTCAACGCGCTGATGGACGACATGCTGGCCTTTCGCGTGCCGGTCGAAGGCTTGCACACGGAAACCGGGCCTGGCGTCTACGAAGCGGCGATCGGTTTCAGCGAGGCGCTGGAGCAGGCCGACCGCGCCATCCTGTTCAAGCTGGGCGCCAAGGAGATCGGCTCGCGCTACGGGATCATGCCCAGCTTCATGGCGAAGTGGAGCGCGCAGTACCCCGGCTGCAGCGGGCACATCCACCAGTCGCTGTCGGACGGCAAGAAGAACTTGTTCTACGACGAGAAGTCCAAGCGCAAGATGAGCAAGCTCTTCGAGAGCTACCTGGCGGGGCAGGTGCTGTGCCTGATGGAATTCGCGCCAATGTTCTGGCCCACGATCAACAGCTACAAACGCCTCGTCGATGGCTTCTGGGCGCCGGTCAAGCCGACCTGGGGCATGGACAACCGCACGGCGAGCTTCCGCGTGATCGCCGGTTCGCCCAAGTCGACGCGGCTGGAGACGCGCTGCCCCGGCGCCGACGTGAACCCGTACCTGGCGATGGCGGCGGTGATCGCGGCCGGCATCTACGGCGTCGAGAAGGGCTTGAAGCTCACCGCGCCGCCGATCACCGGCACCAACCAGGGCGCGGAGAACATCCCGCGCGCGCCGCGCACGCTGATCGAGACCACGCGCATCTTCCGCGACTCGAAGATCGCCCGCGAGATGCTGGGCGACACCTTCGTCGACCACTTCGCGGCGACGCGCGACTGGGAATGGCGCCAGTGGCTGGACGCCGTGACCGACTGGGAAATGAAGCGCTACTTCGAGATCATCTGATGCCCGGGATGGAAATCCGCCGCCTCGGACCCGACGACGCGCCGGCCTACCGCGCGCTGCGCATGCGCGCGCTGTGGGAATTCCCCGAAGCCTTCACCTCCAGCTGGCAGGAGGACGAGACGCAGCCGATGGAAGTGTGGGAGCTGCGGCTGGCGGGCGAGCATTCGCTGTTCTGGGGCGCGTTCGACGACGGGCAGCTGTGCGGCATGGTCGGGCTGGAGCGCGAGCGCCGCGCCAAGAACCGGCACAAGGCCACCGTCGTCGGGATG carries:
- a CDS encoding 2-aminoethylphosphonate--pyruvate transaminase, which produces MDRDRILLTPGPLTTTLRTKLVMLRDWGSWDADFNAVTARVRKSLLKVLHAEGTHVVVPLQGSGTFSVEAAVATLVPRDGHVLVLDNGAYCKRAAKLTQMMGRRCTVVSFDEAEPVSAQVLDHKLTADTTITHVLAIHCETGAGIWNPLQKVADVCAKHGKGLIVDAMSSFGALPIDARETRFDALIAASGKCLEGVPGMGFVFIRKAVLDTCAGNSQSLAMDLHDQHVYMEKTGQWRFTPPTHVLVALAEAIAQFEEEGGQSARLARYTRNYQALIDGMARLGFLPFLDPQVQAPIIVTFHAPGDTRYDFKTFYEAAKQRGFILYPGKLTQVETFRVGCIGAIGPNEIEQAVEAVAHALEDMGIASGEPAIKD
- a CDS encoding glutamine synthetase family protein is translated as MATAKTHPALQAVRKSGASKVKVACSDIDGVLRGKYLHKDKFEGATDSGFGFCDVVFGWDVGDVTYDNTSVTGWQHGFPDALARLDLDTHRQVPWDGNVDFFLGEFINADGTPYPVCPRQTLKRVLARAEKAGFRVMTGMEYEWFNFRETPQSWAAKKGVGPETITPGMFGYSLLRANENREFFNALMDDMLAFRVPVEGLHTETGPGVYEAAIGFSEALEQADRAILFKLGAKEIGSRYGIMPSFMAKWSAQYPGCSGHIHQSLSDGKKNLFYDEKSKRKMSKLFESYLAGQVLCLMEFAPMFWPTINSYKRLVDGFWAPVKPTWGMDNRTASFRVIAGSPKSTRLETRCPGADVNPYLAMAAVIAAGIYGVEKGLKLTAPPITGTNQGAENIPRAPRTLIETTRIFRDSKIAREMLGDTFVDHFAATRDWEWRQWLDAVTDWEMKRYFEII
- a CDS encoding GNAT family N-acetyltransferase, with the protein product MEIRRLGPDDAPAYRALRMRALWEFPEAFTSSWQEDETQPMEVWELRLAGEHSLFWGAFDDGQLCGMVGLERERRAKNRHKATVVGMYVSQEYFGTGMGRALFDELLAGARAMGLQLLVLTVTEGNTVATNFYEAAGFRSFGIEPKAIRLEDRYYGKNHMYLDLTQEAP